A stretch of Malus sylvestris chromosome 11, drMalSylv7.2, whole genome shotgun sequence DNA encodes these proteins:
- the LOC126591618 gene encoding histone H3.2, whose amino-acid sequence MARTKQTARKSTGGKAPRKQLATKAARKSAPATGGVKKPHRFRPGTVALREIRKYQKSTELLIRKLPFQRLVREIAQDFKTDLRFQSSAVAALQEAAEAYLVGLFEDTNLCAIHAKRVTIMPKDIQLARRIRGERA is encoded by the coding sequence ATGGCTCGTACGAAGCAGACTGCTCGCAAATCCACCGGAGGCAAGGCTCCACGGAAGCAGCTGGCCACCAAGGCTGCCCGGAAGTCGGCTCCGGCGACAGGAGGAGTGAAGAAGCCCCACCGCTTTAGGCCCGGAACCGTGGCGCTGAGggagatcaggaagtaccagAAGAGCACTGAGCTTCTGATCCGCAAGCTTCCGTTCCAGAGGCTTGTGAGGGAGATCGCTCAGGACTTCAAGACCGATCTGAGGTTCCAGAGCAGTGCTGTCGCGGCGCTTCAGGAGGCGGCGGAGGCGTACTTGGTGGGTCTGTTCGAGGACACCAACCTCTGCGCCATTCATGCTAAGAGGGTCACGATCATGCCCAAGGACATCCAGCTCGCTCGTAGGATCAGAGGCGAGAGggcttaa
- the LOC126590648 gene encoding IRK-interacting protein-like, which produces MASFTTNSNNFQSQENNSHVKNDVSRQEIQAAIAKAVELRALHAALVQGSSPANLRFPSSSPASRPASQFSAQDYPVFTPSYEDEPLPGFQQIPTMNRTLSESWDEYSGLEGNGDETVASNYKENSSSRKGFPSDFANLESHACPAEDHKSVTSSSCANNITVLQTSPANEYFRSRRRNSLGDFNSVSSCNRCKPATITSDSETGMRNCRNSNIVVPLTDSHSSVQSQPKSRGVISWLFPKLRKKHKNESSPNRTESEEVSQVYRELGIMSIETLRKQLIEANEHRDAALMEVSGMRSSLGELKQKMDYLETYCEELKRALRQATHTKIQIPEKLGNFPKSGKSNDGNAENLMPVSEEVMVEGFLQIVSESRLSVRQFCKILVAQIEVTDNTLVDNLNMLLEPFKLSLSSKYSKAVLYHLEAIINQSLYQDFENCMFQKNGSPKILDPHQARQAQFSSFVALRNLSWNEVLRKGTKYYCEEFSKFCDQKMSCIITTLNWTRPWPEQVLQAFFVATKCIWLLHLLAFSFNPPLGILRVEENRSFDPHYMEDMFMDRQRSHGPSRVKIMVMPGFYVQDRVLRCKVLCRYKSAGSVN; this is translated from the exons ATGGCTTCTTTTACTACAAATAGTAACAATTTTCAATCCCAAGAGAATAACTCCCATGTCAAAAATGATGTCAGCAGGCAGGAAATACAAGCCGCCATTGCCAAAGCAGTGGAGCTGAGAGCTCTCCATGCTGCTCTGGTTCAAGGAAGCAGCCCTGCAAATCTCAGgttcccttcttcttcccctgcCTCCCGCCCTGCCTCTCAGTTCTCTGCCCAAGACTACCCTGTTTTCACTCCG AGTTATGAAGATGAACCATTGCCTGGATTTCAACAAATTCCGACGATGAATCGAACGTTATCCGAGAGTTGGGACGAGTACAGTGGGCTAGAAGGAAATGGGGATGAAACAGTTGCATCAAATTACAAGGAAAACTCATCTTCAAGAAAAGGGTTCCCTTCCGATTTCGCCAACTTAGAGTCCCATGCTTGTCCAGCTGAGGATCACAAATCTGTTACAAGCTCTTCGTGTGCAAACAACATCACCGTGCTTCAAACATCACCAGCCAATGAATACTTCAGGTCGAGAAGGCGAAATAGTTTGGGGGATTTCAACTCGGTTTCATCATGTAATCGATGCAAGCCTGCGACCATAACAAGCGATTCGGAGACTGGGATGAGGAACTGCAGGAATTCTAACATCGTTGTGCCGTTGACAGATTCACATTCGTCTGTTCAATCGCAGCCAAAAAGCCGGGGAGTGATTTCGTGGTTGTTTCCGAAGTTAAGGAAGAAGCACAAGAACGAAAGCTCTCCAAACCGAACAGAATCAGAGGAAGTTTCTCAGGTTTATAGGGAATTGGGGATAATGTCGATTGAGACGTTGAGGAAACAGCTCATAGAAGCGAATGAGCATAGAGACGCCGCGTTAATGGAGGTTTCGGGGATGAGATCTTCGCTCGGGGAGCTGAAACAGAAGATGGACTACTTGGAAACTTACTGTGAAGAGCTGAAGAGAGCTTTGAGACAAGCAACACATACCAAGATCCAAATCCCTGAAAAGCTTGGGAACTTTCCGAAGAGTGGCAAATCCAACGATGGGAACGCAGAAAACCTAATGCCGGTCAGCGAGGAAGTAATGGTGGAAGGTTTCTTACAGATAGTATCGGAATCAAGACTGTCTGTAAGACAGTTCTGCAAGATCCTTGTAGCGCAGATCGAAGTAACGGATAACACCCTGGTGGATAATTTGAACATGCTTCTCGAGCCGTTCAAATTGTCATTGAGTTCCAAGTACTCCAAGGCAGTGTTGTACCATTTGGAAGCCATCATCAACCAGTCACTCTACCAAGACTTCGAGAACTGTATGTTTCAGAAAAATGGCTCGCCGAAGATTTTAGACCCTCACCAAGCACGCCAAGCGCAGTTTTCTTCCTTCGTTGCCCTCAGAAACTTGAGCTGGAATGAAGTATTAAGAAAGGGAACGAAGTATTACTGCGAAGAATTCAGCAAGTTTTGTGATCAGAAGATGAGTTGCATCATTacaacactaaattggacaagGCCGTGGCCGGAGCAGGTTCTTCAAGCATTCTTTGTTGCTACCAAGTGCATTTGGCTGCTTCATTTGCTTGCATTTTCGTTCAATCCGCCTCTCGGAATTCTGAGGGTGGAGGAGAATAGGAGCTTTGATCCACACTACATGGAAGACATGTTCATGGACAGGCAGAGATCGCATGGTCCGAGCCGGGTTAAGATTATGGTGATGCCGGGGTTTTATGTTCAGGATAGGGTTTTAAGGTGTAAGGTTCTTTGCAGATACAAGTCTGCAGGTTCAGTAAATTGA
- the LOC126590649 gene encoding carbamoyl-phosphate synthase small chain, chloroplastic-like yields MATAAMELALRNPSTLFNPKSPKPLKLRAFTLRCSSATSTAVPDLAEKPWKTSDARLVLEDGSIWRAKSFGASGTQVGEVVFNTSLTGYQEIITDPSYAGQFVLMTNPHIGNTGVNFDDEESRKCFLAGLVIRSLSISTSNWRCAETIGDYLAERNIMGIYDVDTRAITRRLRQDGSLIGVLSTEQTKSDEELLEMSRSWDIVGVDLISGVSCKVPHEWVDKTHSEWAFNSSKRDADAFHVVAYDFGIKHNILRRLASYGCKITVVPSTWPASETLKMKPDGVLFSNGPGDPSAVPYAVETVKEILGKVPVFGICMGHQLLGLALGGKTFKMKFGHHGGNHPVRNLRTGDVEISAQNHNYAVEAASLPEGVEVTHVNLNDGSCAGLAYPARNIMSIQYHPEASPGPHDSDYVFSEFIELIKKVKVNA; encoded by the exons ATGGCCACGGCAGCTATGGAATTAGCTCTTAGAAATCCGTCGACTTTATTCAATCCCAAGTCTCCAAAACCTTTAAAGCTTCGAGCTTTTACTCTCAGATGCTCCTCCGCCACCTCAACCGCCGTCCCAG ATTTGGCAGAGAAACCTTGGAAGACTTCAGATGCTAGGCTAGTGCTTGAAGATGGTTCAATCTGGAGAGCAAAGTCGTTTGGTGCTTCAGGGACCCAAGTTGGTGAAGTTGTATTCAACACATCCTTGACCGG GTACCAAGAAATTATTACAGATCCTAGTTATGCTGGCCAATTTGTCCTGATGACAAACCCACATATTGGAAACACTGGTGTAAATTTTG ATGATGAAGAATCAAGGAAATGCTTCCTTGCCGGTTTAGTGATCCGAAGTTTAAGTATCAG TACATCAAATTGGAGATGTGCAGAAACAATTGGTGATTATTTAGCAGAAAGAAACATCATGGGAATTT ATGATGTTGACACACGTGCTATCACCCGAAGACTAAGGCAAGATGGAAGCCTTATTGGTGTTTTGAGCACAGAACAGACAAAATCAGATGAAGAACTATTGGAAATGTCTCGTTCGTGGGACATTGTTG GGGTGGATCTAATAAGTGGTGTGTCATGTAAGGTCCCTCATGAATGGGTTGATAAAACACATTCAGAGTGGGCATTTAACTCCAGCAAAAGAGATGCAGATGCATTTCAC GTTGTTGCATATGATTTTGGAATCAAGCATAATATACTCAGGCGCTTGGCTTCGTATGGTTGTAAAATCACTGTTGTGCCTTCAACATGGCCAGCTTCAGAGACTCTGAAAATGAAACCAGATGGGGTCCTTTTCAGCAATGGCCCCGGAGACCCATCTGCTGTTCCTTATGCTGTTGAAACAGTCAAGGAAATTCTTGGGAAGGTTCCCGTTTTTGGAATTTGCATGGGCCATCAATTGCTTGGCCTGGCATTAGGCGGTAAAACTTTCAAAATGAAGTTTGGCCACCATGGAGGAAATCATCCAGTCCGTAATCTTCGTACTGGAGATGTTGAGATAAGCGCTCAG AATCACAACTACGCAGTTGAGGCTGCATCACTTCCCGAGGGTGTAGAAGTAACTCATGTTAATctcaatgatggaagttgtgctGGTCTTGCCTATCCTGCACGAAACATCATGTCTATTCAGTACCACCCTGAAGCATCCCCGGGACCTCATGATTCAGACTACG TTTTTAGCGAATTCATAGAGCTGATTAAGAAAGTAAAAGTAAATGCATGA